Part of the Pseudodesulfovibrio mercurii genome is shown below.
CATGGCGCGTTCCACATCGATCTCGGTGGCTTTTTCGGCAACCTCGGCCAGGATGGTCACCTGGTTGTTGCTGACTTCGGCGAAGCCGCCGGAGACGAAGACGTAGAATGCCTTGCCGTTCTGTTTATAGTGCAGATTGCCGATCCCGAGAGCGGACAGGAAGGGCACGTGGTTCGGCAGTACGCCGAATTCGCCCATGATGCCGGGCGCGCCCACGTATTCCACGTCCTCGGAAAGAACTTTCCGGTCGGGAGTGACAATATCAAGCTTCAATGTGGCCATGAGCTACCTCGCTTACTGCTTGGCCTTTTCGATGGCTTCCTCGATGGGGCCGCACATGTAGAAGGCCTGTTCGGGCAGGTCGTCGTACTTGCCGTCCAGGATGTCGCGGAACGCCTTCACGGTTTCCTCGGTCTTGACGTACACGCCGGGCACGCCGGTGAAGACCTCGGCCACGTGGAACGGCTGCGACAGGAAGCGCTGCACGCGGCGGGCGCGGGCGACGGTCAGCTTGTCGTCGTCGGACAGTTCGTCCATACCGAGAATGGCGATGATGTCCTGGAGGTCCTTGTACTTCTGGAGCACGGACTGGACTTCGCGGGCGGTGTTGTAGTGCTCCGCGCCCAGGACGTCGGGCGACAGGATGCGCGAGGTGGAGTCGAGCGGATCAACGGCGGGGTAGATGCCCAGCTCGGCGATCTGACGGGACAGAACCAGCGTACCGTCAAGGTGCGCGAAGGTGGTGGCCGGCGCGGGGTCGGTCAAGTCATCGGCGGGCACGTAGACGGCCTGGACCGAGGTGATCGAACCCTTGTTGGTGGAGGTGATGCGCTCCTGCAGGCCGCCGAGGTCGGTGCCCAGGGTGGGCTGGTAACCAACCGCCGAAGGCATGCGGCCGAGCAGTGCGGACACCTCGGAACCGGCCTGGGTGAACCGGAAGATGTTGTCGATGAAGAGCAGCACGTCCTGGCCTTCCTCGTCACGGAAGTATTCCGCACAGGTCAGGGCGGTCAGGGCGACGCGGGCACGGGCTCCCGGAGGCTCGTTCATCTGACCGTAGACCAACGCGGCTTTCTCCAGAACGCCGGCTTCCTTCATTTCGTGGTAGAGGTCGTTGCCCTCACGGGTGCGCTCACCAACACCGGCGAACACGGAGATGCCGCCGTGCTGCTTGGCGATGTTGTTGATCATCTCCATGAGGATAACGGTCTTGCCGACGCCGGCGCCGCCGAACAGGCCCATCTTGCCGCCCTTGGGGAACGGGATGAGCAGGTCGACGACCTTGATGCCGGTCTCGAGCAGTTCAACCTTGGTGGACTGCTCGGTGAAGGCGGGGGCCGCACGGTGGATGGGCAGCCGCTTTTCGCAGGGCACCTCACCCAGTTCGTCAACGGGCTTGCCGACGACGTTCATGATGCGTCCCAGGGAACCGGTGCCGACCGGAACGGTGATCGGCGACTCGGTGTCCACGGCGGCCATGCCGCGGACCAGACCCTCGGTGGCGTCCATGGCGATGGTGCGGACCACGTTGTTGCCCAGGTGCTGGGCGACTTCGCAGACCAGGTCCGGCGCGTCGGTATTGTTGGGATTTTTGATCTCCAACGCGGACAGAATGTTGGGAAGATTCCCTTCGGCAAATTCGACGTCTACAACGGCGCCGATTACCTGTACGATTTTACCAGTATTAGCCATTTTTCATAGCCCCCTTTTATCCTTTCAGCGCTTCCACGCCGCCGACAATGTCCATAAGGTCGTTGGTGATGGCGGCCTGCCTCGTCTTGTTGTAAAGCAAGGTCAGGGTATTAGTCAGCTCGTCACACGCCTTGGTGGCGTTGTCCATGGCCGCCATGCGGGCCGCGTGCTCGGATGCCGAAGTATCCAGCAGACCGCGGTAGACCTGGACTTTGATGAACCGAGGCAGGAGTTCGGCCAACAGGCCCTCCACGGACGGTTCGTACAGATAGTCGCCGGTGGCGGCGGACTCCGCCTCGTTTTTCTCCTGGGCCGCCATGGGCAGGACCATGAGATCGACGGGCGGCTGTTTGGCCATGCTCACGAACTCGCCGAAGCAGACGTGGACCTCGTCCAGGTCGCCCGAGATGTACCCGGCGATGAGCTCGTTGCCGACGCTGGCCGCCAGGGTGAAGTCGAAGGTGGTCATGGAATCGGCCTCGGCGCGCACGATCTCGAAATCGAGCTTGCGGAAGGCGTCGCGCGCCTTCTTGCCGATGCACCAGACCTTGACGGTCTTGCCCTCGGCGGCCTTTTCACGAGCCAGCCTTTTGGCCGTGTTGATGATGTTGATATTGAAGGCGCCGCACAGGCCGCGGTCGGAAGTGGCCACCATGATACCCACGGTTTTCACCTCTTCACGGACCTCCAGCAGCGGATGCACCGATTCGTCTGCACCGGCCGCCAAGTCCCCGAGCATCTCGTAAAACTTGTTCGCATACGGACGGAAGCGTTCGATACGCTCCTGGGCGTTGCGCAGTTTTGCCGAGGCCACCATGTTCATGGCCTTGGTGATCTGCTTGGTTTTCTTGACGCCAGCAATCTGGTTCTGGACGTCTCTTAACGAAGCCATTCAACTACCCCTTGGTTTAAGCGCTGAAGCCTTTCTTGAACTCTTCGATGGCAGCCTTGAGAGAGGCTTCGACGGCGTCGTCGATCTTTTCCTTCTCGGCGATGGAGTCGAGAACGGCGGATTTGGCGTTGCGCATGAACTCCAGGAACTCGGCTTCGAAGCGGACGACCGCGTCGACCGGAACGTCATCGAGGAAGCCGCGGGTGCCGGCGTAGAGCACGGAGACCTGCTCCTGAACGGTCAGGGGCTGGTACTGGGGCTGCTTGAGCAGCTCGACCATGCGGGCGCCGCGGTTGAGCTTGGCCAGGGTGGCCTTGTCCAGGTCGGAACCGAAGGAGGCGAAGGCCGCCAGCTCGCGGTACTGGGCGAGGTCGAGGCGCAGGGTACCGGCCACCTGCTTCATGGCCTTGATCTGGGCGGAACCACCGACGCGGGAGACCGAGAGGCCGACGTTGATGGCCGGGCGGACGCCGGACAGGAACAGGTTGGGCTC
Proteins encoded:
- a CDS encoding F0F1 ATP synthase subunit epsilon, with protein sequence MATLKLDIVTPDRKVLSEDVEYVGAPGIMGEFGVLPNHVPFLSALGIGNLHYKQNGKAFYVFVSGGFAEVSNNQVTILAEVAEKATEIDVERAMKAKERAEQRNQAAKEKVEAARNQAALKRAISRISCKSNGQNAGTC
- the atpD gene encoding F0F1 ATP synthase subunit beta, whose amino-acid sequence is MANTGKIVQVIGAVVDVEFAEGNLPNILSALEIKNPNNTDAPDLVCEVAQHLGNNVVRTIAMDATEGLVRGMAAVDTESPITVPVGTGSLGRIMNVVGKPVDELGEVPCEKRLPIHRAAPAFTEQSTKVELLETGIKVVDLLIPFPKGGKMGLFGGAGVGKTVILMEMINNIAKQHGGISVFAGVGERTREGNDLYHEMKEAGVLEKAALVYGQMNEPPGARARVALTALTCAEYFRDEEGQDVLLFIDNIFRFTQAGSEVSALLGRMPSAVGYQPTLGTDLGGLQERITSTNKGSITSVQAVYVPADDLTDPAPATTFAHLDGTLVLSRQIAELGIYPAVDPLDSTSRILSPDVLGAEHYNTAREVQSVLQKYKDLQDIIAILGMDELSDDDKLTVARARRVQRFLSQPFHVAEVFTGVPGVYVKTEETVKAFRDILDGKYDDLPEQAFYMCGPIEEAIEKAKQ
- a CDS encoding F0F1 ATP synthase subunit gamma, producing MASLRDVQNQIAGVKKTKQITKAMNMVASAKLRNAQERIERFRPYANKFYEMLGDLAAGADESVHPLLEVREEVKTVGIMVATSDRGLCGAFNINIINTAKRLAREKAAEGKTVKVWCIGKKARDAFRKLDFEIVRAEADSMTTFDFTLAASVGNELIAGYISGDLDEVHVCFGEFVSMAKQPPVDLMVLPMAAQEKNEAESAATGDYLYEPSVEGLLAELLPRFIKVQVYRGLLDTSASEHAARMAAMDNATKACDELTNTLTLLYNKTRQAAITNDLMDIVGGVEALKG